From a region of the Salminus brasiliensis chromosome 4, fSalBra1.hap2, whole genome shotgun sequence genome:
- the arid4b gene encoding AT-rich interactive domain-containing protein 4B isoform X1, which translates to MKTLEEPPYLTVGTDVSAKYRGAFCEAKIKTAKRLVKAKVTFKPDSSTAEVHDEHIRGTLKVGAVVEVKNQDGIYQEATINKLTDASLYTVVFDDGDEKTLRRSSLCLKGARHFAESETLDRLPLTNPEHFGTPVIGKKGNRGGRRSNPIQEEESSSSSSEEEEGDQQQNEELYGKVVCVEAVAAGDKKKSWYPALVISPDCHEDVTMKKDNVFVRSFKDGKFHTVLRKDVQELDAEMAPKVDASLKPALDAAWDFQRNGSVPSIWRTEVKDESSSSEEDDEEDEEVQEDDGSSEEEEEEVEPFPEERENFLQQLYKFMEDRGTPINKRPVLGYRNLNLFKLYRLVHKLGGFDNIESGSVWKQVYQDLGIPVLNSAAGYNVKCAYRKYLYGFEDYCTSTGITFRMDLPFKAEKQSSPAEGSADGVAVASSSTAVPASADAGDEPKPEQESEISHSQSAVKEETSEVAGPCRTKVDTSSLKEDDKVYSDEEENGTDEEPQKHDAKEAGPASEGPCSENVKEEPCEEQNKEMSGDDSSQEWEEGEEFECYPPGMKVQVRYGRGRNQKTYEATVKESDLEGGEVLYLVHYCGWNVRYDEWIKADKIVRPANKNVPKIKHRKKIKNKAERERDRIERLNERDDLSPSKNRINRSSKLNSGNDVCPKMEECDDKGVQQAPVKSAEIASDLNGLQASESSSDDSEREEDDEGDHDGEGPGGRLSLRRGGPPEHPHTPPHWESSTSAEGLKASVSVSNTEIPASQDSPETGKRKGPFENEGEAPNTRRRKPEGPAERTPKSQCKGKTRGSRGTDWLPSSSPKKLDERNAGPGDDQGGQSSSSSEDEGGPQTNAQAKEEQRVHPKTKGSPSKKYNGLKEKTKGGRSSGFWEIPEKRAKMAAGIDERAPGCRAKGQKDVWSSIQAQWPKKTLKELFSDSDTEAANSPPPAVQVLDEPRSEPDQKEEPTEEPQESQQEKNQEYPSSGSNSVLNTPPTTPESAEALAETQLSSPPPQSSVLASCSPAESSPAAPMIEECIGGRSESDSSMVEVESVGCELQDLPREEEAAPLSPSKAFDGNLSSNSNCSLTLSSSSQQESEQKAKASSSSQKRHKESQGGGASKKHKRSHKPLSLHPKKNHKTANSSDSEDQSISESTAKSPTSKSSTSDMKAIVPPKCSGRTPPSQKYHKHSDSEHSQPKEQHGNSRGSRIYKWSFQMSDLEKMSSLERIAFLQEKLQDIRNHYLSLKSEVASIDRRRKRMKKKERETGAAVASSSSSSSPSSSSLTAAVMLTLADPTVSGSSQNSGVSVECR; encoded by the exons GTCGGTGCTGTGGTTGAAGTGAAAAACCAAGATGGAATCTACCAGGAAGCAACCATCAACAAGCTCACAGATGCTAGTTTGTATACAGTTG TgtttgatgatggtgatgagaaAACCCTGAGGCGTTCCTCCCTGTGCCTCAAAGGTGCACGTCATTTTGCAGAAAGCGAG ACGCTTGACCGGCTTCCCCTGACCAATCCTGAACACTTTGGCACACCCGTCATTGGTAAAAAAGGCAACCGTGGCGGCCGACGCTCCAATCCCAT TCAAGAGGAAGAGTCGTCGTCTTCATccagtgaagaagaagaaggtgaCCAGCAACAGAATGAAGAACTTTACGgcaaggttgtgtgtgtggaagcAGTCGCTGCTGGGGATAAAAAGAAGAGCTGGTACCCTGCCCTG GTCATCTCTCCGGATTGTCATGAGGATGTGACGATGAAGAAAGATAACGTGTTCGTCCGCTCCTTCAAAGATGGGAAGTT TCACACGGTCCTGCGGAAAGATGTTCAAGAACTTGATGCCGAGATGGCTCCCAAAGTAGACGCCAGCCTCAAACCAG CTCTGGATGCAGCTTGGGATTTTCAGAGAAATGGTTCAGTACCCAGCATATGGAGGACAGAGGTCAAAGATGAAAGCTCcagcagtgaggaggatgatgaggaggacGAAGAAGTGCAGGAGGACGATGGCagcagtgaggaggaggag GAGGAGGTGGAGCCATTcccagaggagagagagaacttCCTCCAGCAGCTCTACAAATTTATGGAGGACAGAG GCACTCCCATCAACAAAAGGCCAGTGCTGGGCTACAGGAATCTTAACCTCTTTAAACTCTATAGGCTGGTACACAAGCTTGGAGGATTTGACAAT ATTGAGAGTGGATCTGTCTGGAAGCAAGTTTATCAAGATCTGGGAATCCCTGTGCTGAACTCTGCTGCAGGGTACAATGTGAAATGTGCCTACAGAAA GTATCTGTATGGCTTTGAGGACTACTGCACATCAACAGGGATCACATTCCGCATGGACCTCCCATTTAAAGCGGAGAAGCAGAGCTCTCCAGCTGAGGGTAGTGCTGATGGAGTAGCAGTggccagcagcagcactgctgttccaGCCTCGGCTGACGCGGGTGATGAGCCAAAACCTGAGCAAGAATCAGAAATTTCCCACAGCCAGTCTGCTGTGAAG GAAGAGACGTCTGAAGTAGCCGGACCTTGCAGGACCAAGGTGGACACGAGCAGCCTAAAGGAGGACGACAAGGTCTACAGTGATGAAGAAGAAAATGGCACTGATGAAGAGCCACAAAAACACGACGCTAAAGAAGCTGGACCAGCATCAGAAGGTCCATGCTCTGAGAATGTGAAGGAGGAGCCATGTGAGGAGCAGAACAAGGAGATGTCTGG GGATGACAGCAGTCAGGAGTGGGAGGAGGGGGAAGAGTTTGAGTGTTACCCCCCTGGCATGAAGGTGCAGGTGAGGTATGGGCGAGGCCGCAATCAGAAGACGTACGAAGCCACTGTGAAAGAGTCAGACCTGGAGGGGGGAGAGGTGCTCTACCTGGTGCACTACTGTGGCTGGAACGTCAG GTACGACGAATGGATCAAAGCCGACAAGATTGTCCGACCAGCTAATAAGAATGTTCCCAAAATAAAGCAtcgaaaaaaaataaag AACAAAGCTGAAAGAGAGCGAGACCGAATAGAGAGGTTAAATGAAAGAGATGACCTTTCTCCCTCCAAAAACCGAATCAACAGGTCCTCTAAACTCAACTCTGGCAATGATGTTTGTCCCAAGATGGAAGAATGTGATGATAAAGGGGTGCAGCAGGCTCCTGTCAAATCAGCCGAGATTGCCTCCGATCTCAATGGCCTCCAAG CATCCGAGAGCTCTTCAGATGACAGCGAACGagaggaagatgatgaaggtgaccACGACGGTGAGGGTCCAGGAGGTCGGCTGAGCCTTCGACGAGGAGGTCCTCCAGAACATCCTCACACACCCCCACATTGGGAGAGTAGCACATCTGCTGAAGGCCTGAAGGCTTCAGTCAGTGTGAGCAACACTGAGATACCAGCCAGCCAAGACAGCCCTGAAACGGGCAAACGGAAGGGGCCGTTTGAGAATGAGGGTGAGGCGCCCAACACCAGGAGGAGAAAACCCGAAGGACCAGCCGAGCGCACCCCGAAAAGCCAATGTAAAGGCAAAACCAGGGGCAGCAGGGGGACGGACTGGTTGCCCAGCAGTTCACCGAAGAAGCTGGACGAGAGAAATGCAGGTCCTGGGGATGACCAAGGAGGCCagtccagcagcagctctgaagATGAGGGTGGTCCTCAAACAAACGCTCAGGCCAAAGAGGAGCAGCGAGTACACCCCAAAACAAAAGGTTCGCCCTCAAAGAAGTACAATGGGCTGAAGGAGAAGACCAAGGGTGGGCGTTCCTCAGGATTTTGGGAGATCCCTGAGAAACGAGCCAAAATGGCTGCCGGAATAGACGAACGAGCTCCCGGCTGCCGTGCCAAAGGCCAAAAGGACGTGTGGTCCAGTATCCAGGCCCAGTGGCCTAAAAAGACCCTTAAAGAGCTATTTTCAGATTCGGACACTGAGGCTGCCAACTCTCCTCCCCCAGCGGTGCAAGTCCTGGACGAGCCTCGCTCAGAGCCCGATCAGAAAGAGGAACCCACCGAGGAGCCACAGGAGAGCCAGCAAGAGAAGAACCAGGAGTATCCCAGCAGTGGGAGCAACTCCGTCCTCAACACACCACCCACCACACCAGAGTCCGCAGAAGCGCTAGCTGAGACGCAGTTGTCCTCCCCACCCCCTCAGAGCTCCGTCCTGGCCTCCTGCTCCCCCGCAGAGTCCTCGCCGGCTGCGCCGATGATAGAGGAGTGCATCGGTGGCCGCAGCGAGTCGGACAGCAGCATGGTAGAGGTGGAGAGCGTGGGCTGTGAGCTCCAGGACCTTCCTCGAGAAGAAGAAGCTGCACCACTGTCTCCCTCCAAAGCCTTCGATGGCAACTTGTCCAGCAACAGCAACTGCAGCTTGACTCTCAGTAGCAGCAGTCAGCAGGAAAGTGAACAGAAAGCCAAAG CCTCGTCCTCCAGCCAGAAGCGACACAAAGAGTCCCAAGGCGGTGGAGCATCGAAGAAACACAAGCGAAGTCATAAGCCTCTCAGCTTGCACCCCAAAAAGAACCACAAAACAG CCAACAGCAGTGACAGCGAGGACCAGTCTATCAGCGAGAGCACTGCCAAATCGCCCACGTCCAAGAGCAGCACATCTGACATGAAGGCCATCGTCCCACCCAAGTGCTCTGGCCGGACACCGCCATCCCAAAAATACCACAAACACAGTGACTCGGAACACTCGCAGCCCAAAGAGCAGCATGGAAACAGCCGGGGGTCCCGCATCTACAAGTGGAGTTTTCAGATGT CGGATTTGGAAAAGATGAGCAGTCTAGAGAGGATTGCGTTCCTTCAGGAGAAACTGCAGGACATCAGGAATCACTATCTCTCACTCAAATCCGAAGTGGCCTCCATCGACAGAAGACGAAAGCGAATGAAAAAAAAGGAGCGAGAAA CAGGTGCAGCAGTGGCTTcatcctcctcgtcctcctcgcCGTCATCCAGCTCCCTGACGGCGGCGGTCATGCTGACTCTGGCGGACCCTACAGTGTCGGGCTCGTCACAGAACTCTGGGGTTTCGGTGGAGTGCAGGTGA
- the arid4b gene encoding AT-rich interactive domain-containing protein 4B isoform X3 has protein sequence MKTLEEPPYLTVGTDVSAKYRGAFCEAKIKTAKRLVKAKVTFKPDSSTAEVHDEHIRGTLKVGAVVEVKNQDGIYQEATINKLTDASLYTVVFDDGDEKTLRRSSLCLKGARHFAESETLDRLPLTNPEHFGTPVIGKKGNRGGRRSNPIQEEESSSSSSEEEEGDQQQNEELYGKVVCVEAVAAGDKKKSWYPALVISPDCHEDVTMKKDNVFVRSFKDGKFHTVLRKDVQELDAEMAPKVDASLKPALDAAWDFQRNGSVPSIWRTEVKDESSSSEEDDEEDEEVQEDDGSSEEEEEEVEPFPEERENFLQQLYKFMEDRGTPINKRPVLGYRNLNLFKLYRLVHKLGGFDNIESGSVWKQVYQDLGIPVLNSAAGYNVKCAYRKYLYGFEDYCTSTGITFRMDLPFKAEKQSSPAEGSADGVAVASSSTAVPASADAGDEPKPEQESEISHSQSAVKEETSEVAGPCRTKVDTSSLKEDDKVYSDEEENGTDEEPQKHDAKEAGPASEGPCSENVKEEPCEEQNKEMSGDDSSQEWEEGEEFECYPPGMKVQVRYGRGRNQKTYEATVKESDLEGGEVLYLVHYCGWNVRYDEWIKADKIVRPANKNVPKIKHRKKIKNKAERERDRIERLNERDDLSPSKNRINRSSKLNSGNDVCPKMEECDDKGVQQAPVKSAEIASDLNGLQASESSSDDSEREEDDEGDHDGEGPGGRLSLRRGGPPEHPHTPPHWESSTSAEGLKASVSVSNTEIPASQDSPETGKRKGPFENEGEAPNTRRRKPEGPAERTPKSQCKGKTRGSRGTDWLPSSSPKKLDERNAGPGDDQGGQSSSSSEDEGGPQTNAQAKEEQRVHPKTKGSPSKKYNGLKEKTKGGRSSGFWEIPEKRAKMAAGIDERAPGCRAKGQKDVWSSIQAQWPKKTLKELFSDSDTEAANSPPPAVQVLDEPRSEPDQKEEPTEEPQESQQEKNQEYPSSGSNSVLNTPPTTPESAEALAETQLSSPPPQSSVLASCSPAESSPAAPMIEECIGGRSESDSSMVEVESVGCELQDLPREEEAAPLSPSKAFDGNLSSNSNCSLTLSSSSQQESEQKAKASSSSQKRHKESQGGGASKKHKRSHKPLSLHPKKNHKTANSSDSEDQSISESTAKSPTSKSSTSDMKAIVPPKCSGRTPPSQKYHKHSDSEHSQPKEQHGNSRGSRIYKWSFQMSDLEKMSSLERIAFLQEKLQDIRNHYLSLKSEVASIDRRRKRMKKKERESAAVASSSSSSSPSSSSLTAAVMLTLADPTVSGSSQNSGVSVECR, from the exons GTCGGTGCTGTGGTTGAAGTGAAAAACCAAGATGGAATCTACCAGGAAGCAACCATCAACAAGCTCACAGATGCTAGTTTGTATACAGTTG TgtttgatgatggtgatgagaaAACCCTGAGGCGTTCCTCCCTGTGCCTCAAAGGTGCACGTCATTTTGCAGAAAGCGAG ACGCTTGACCGGCTTCCCCTGACCAATCCTGAACACTTTGGCACACCCGTCATTGGTAAAAAAGGCAACCGTGGCGGCCGACGCTCCAATCCCAT TCAAGAGGAAGAGTCGTCGTCTTCATccagtgaagaagaagaaggtgaCCAGCAACAGAATGAAGAACTTTACGgcaaggttgtgtgtgtggaagcAGTCGCTGCTGGGGATAAAAAGAAGAGCTGGTACCCTGCCCTG GTCATCTCTCCGGATTGTCATGAGGATGTGACGATGAAGAAAGATAACGTGTTCGTCCGCTCCTTCAAAGATGGGAAGTT TCACACGGTCCTGCGGAAAGATGTTCAAGAACTTGATGCCGAGATGGCTCCCAAAGTAGACGCCAGCCTCAAACCAG CTCTGGATGCAGCTTGGGATTTTCAGAGAAATGGTTCAGTACCCAGCATATGGAGGACAGAGGTCAAAGATGAAAGCTCcagcagtgaggaggatgatgaggaggacGAAGAAGTGCAGGAGGACGATGGCagcagtgaggaggaggag GAGGAGGTGGAGCCATTcccagaggagagagagaacttCCTCCAGCAGCTCTACAAATTTATGGAGGACAGAG GCACTCCCATCAACAAAAGGCCAGTGCTGGGCTACAGGAATCTTAACCTCTTTAAACTCTATAGGCTGGTACACAAGCTTGGAGGATTTGACAAT ATTGAGAGTGGATCTGTCTGGAAGCAAGTTTATCAAGATCTGGGAATCCCTGTGCTGAACTCTGCTGCAGGGTACAATGTGAAATGTGCCTACAGAAA GTATCTGTATGGCTTTGAGGACTACTGCACATCAACAGGGATCACATTCCGCATGGACCTCCCATTTAAAGCGGAGAAGCAGAGCTCTCCAGCTGAGGGTAGTGCTGATGGAGTAGCAGTggccagcagcagcactgctgttccaGCCTCGGCTGACGCGGGTGATGAGCCAAAACCTGAGCAAGAATCAGAAATTTCCCACAGCCAGTCTGCTGTGAAG GAAGAGACGTCTGAAGTAGCCGGACCTTGCAGGACCAAGGTGGACACGAGCAGCCTAAAGGAGGACGACAAGGTCTACAGTGATGAAGAAGAAAATGGCACTGATGAAGAGCCACAAAAACACGACGCTAAAGAAGCTGGACCAGCATCAGAAGGTCCATGCTCTGAGAATGTGAAGGAGGAGCCATGTGAGGAGCAGAACAAGGAGATGTCTGG GGATGACAGCAGTCAGGAGTGGGAGGAGGGGGAAGAGTTTGAGTGTTACCCCCCTGGCATGAAGGTGCAGGTGAGGTATGGGCGAGGCCGCAATCAGAAGACGTACGAAGCCACTGTGAAAGAGTCAGACCTGGAGGGGGGAGAGGTGCTCTACCTGGTGCACTACTGTGGCTGGAACGTCAG GTACGACGAATGGATCAAAGCCGACAAGATTGTCCGACCAGCTAATAAGAATGTTCCCAAAATAAAGCAtcgaaaaaaaataaag AACAAAGCTGAAAGAGAGCGAGACCGAATAGAGAGGTTAAATGAAAGAGATGACCTTTCTCCCTCCAAAAACCGAATCAACAGGTCCTCTAAACTCAACTCTGGCAATGATGTTTGTCCCAAGATGGAAGAATGTGATGATAAAGGGGTGCAGCAGGCTCCTGTCAAATCAGCCGAGATTGCCTCCGATCTCAATGGCCTCCAAG CATCCGAGAGCTCTTCAGATGACAGCGAACGagaggaagatgatgaaggtgaccACGACGGTGAGGGTCCAGGAGGTCGGCTGAGCCTTCGACGAGGAGGTCCTCCAGAACATCCTCACACACCCCCACATTGGGAGAGTAGCACATCTGCTGAAGGCCTGAAGGCTTCAGTCAGTGTGAGCAACACTGAGATACCAGCCAGCCAAGACAGCCCTGAAACGGGCAAACGGAAGGGGCCGTTTGAGAATGAGGGTGAGGCGCCCAACACCAGGAGGAGAAAACCCGAAGGACCAGCCGAGCGCACCCCGAAAAGCCAATGTAAAGGCAAAACCAGGGGCAGCAGGGGGACGGACTGGTTGCCCAGCAGTTCACCGAAGAAGCTGGACGAGAGAAATGCAGGTCCTGGGGATGACCAAGGAGGCCagtccagcagcagctctgaagATGAGGGTGGTCCTCAAACAAACGCTCAGGCCAAAGAGGAGCAGCGAGTACACCCCAAAACAAAAGGTTCGCCCTCAAAGAAGTACAATGGGCTGAAGGAGAAGACCAAGGGTGGGCGTTCCTCAGGATTTTGGGAGATCCCTGAGAAACGAGCCAAAATGGCTGCCGGAATAGACGAACGAGCTCCCGGCTGCCGTGCCAAAGGCCAAAAGGACGTGTGGTCCAGTATCCAGGCCCAGTGGCCTAAAAAGACCCTTAAAGAGCTATTTTCAGATTCGGACACTGAGGCTGCCAACTCTCCTCCCCCAGCGGTGCAAGTCCTGGACGAGCCTCGCTCAGAGCCCGATCAGAAAGAGGAACCCACCGAGGAGCCACAGGAGAGCCAGCAAGAGAAGAACCAGGAGTATCCCAGCAGTGGGAGCAACTCCGTCCTCAACACACCACCCACCACACCAGAGTCCGCAGAAGCGCTAGCTGAGACGCAGTTGTCCTCCCCACCCCCTCAGAGCTCCGTCCTGGCCTCCTGCTCCCCCGCAGAGTCCTCGCCGGCTGCGCCGATGATAGAGGAGTGCATCGGTGGCCGCAGCGAGTCGGACAGCAGCATGGTAGAGGTGGAGAGCGTGGGCTGTGAGCTCCAGGACCTTCCTCGAGAAGAAGAAGCTGCACCACTGTCTCCCTCCAAAGCCTTCGATGGCAACTTGTCCAGCAACAGCAACTGCAGCTTGACTCTCAGTAGCAGCAGTCAGCAGGAAAGTGAACAGAAAGCCAAAG CCTCGTCCTCCAGCCAGAAGCGACACAAAGAGTCCCAAGGCGGTGGAGCATCGAAGAAACACAAGCGAAGTCATAAGCCTCTCAGCTTGCACCCCAAAAAGAACCACAAAACAG CCAACAGCAGTGACAGCGAGGACCAGTCTATCAGCGAGAGCACTGCCAAATCGCCCACGTCCAAGAGCAGCACATCTGACATGAAGGCCATCGTCCCACCCAAGTGCTCTGGCCGGACACCGCCATCCCAAAAATACCACAAACACAGTGACTCGGAACACTCGCAGCCCAAAGAGCAGCATGGAAACAGCCGGGGGTCCCGCATCTACAAGTGGAGTTTTCAGATGT CGGATTTGGAAAAGATGAGCAGTCTAGAGAGGATTGCGTTCCTTCAGGAGAAACTGCAGGACATCAGGAATCACTATCTCTCACTCAAATCCGAAGTGGCCTCCATCGACAGAAGACGAAAGCGAATGAAAAAAAAGGAGCGAGAAA GTGCAGCAGTGGCTTcatcctcctcgtcctcctcgcCGTCATCCAGCTCCCTGACGGCGGCGGTCATGCTGACTCTGGCGGACCCTACAGTGTCGGGCTCGTCACAGAACTCTGGGGTTTCGGTGGAGTGCAGGTGA